In Apus apus isolate bApuApu2 unplaced genomic scaffold, bApuApu2.pri.cur manual_scaffold_34_ctg1, whole genome shotgun sequence, one genomic interval encodes:
- the LOC127396234 gene encoding olfactory receptor 14J1-like has product MSNSSSISQFLLLAFADRRELQLLHFWLFLGIYLAALLGNGLIITTIAWDHHLHTPMYFFLLNLSLLDLGCISTTLPKAMANSLWDTRAISYSACAAQLFLLIFFLGAEWSLLIVMCYDRYVAICRPLHYGTLLGSRACVHMAAAAWATGFLTALLHTASTFSLPLCQGNALGQFFCEIPQILKLSCSHSYLRELGLIVLSACLFFLSFVFMVVSYVQIFRAVLRIPSQQGRHKAFSTCLPHLAVVSLFVSTILFAYLKPPSISSPSLDLLVAVLYSVMPPALNPFIYSMRNKELKDALRKIF; this is encoded by the coding sequence atgtccaacagcagctccatcagccagttcctcctcctggcattcgcagacaggcgggagctgcagctcctgcacttctggctcttcctgggcatctacctggctgccctcctgggcaacggcctcatcatcaccaccatcgcctgggaccaccacctccacacccccatgtacttcttcctgctcaacctctccctcctcgacctgggctgcatctccaccaccctccccaaagccatggccaattccctctgggacaccagggccatctcctactcagcatgtgctgcacagctgtttctacttattttctttcttggagCAGAGTGGTCCCTTCTCATTGtcatgtgctatgaccgctacgtggccatctgcagacccctgcactacgggaccctcctgggcagcagagcttgtgtccacatggcagcagctgcctgggccacTGGGTttctcactgctctgctgcacacagccagtacattttcactgcccctctgccagggcaatgccctgggacagttcttctgtgaaatcccccagatcctcaagctctcctgctcacactcctacctcagggaacttgGGCTTATTGTACTTAGTGCTTGTTTATTCTTTCTGAgctttgtcttcatggtggtgtcctatgtgcagatcttcagggctgtgctgaggatcccctctcagcagggaaggcacaaagccttttccacctgcctccctcacctggccgtggtctcACTCTTTGTCAGCACCATCCtgtttgcctacctgaagcccccctccatctcctccccatccctggacctgtTGGTtgcagttctgtactcagtgaTGCCTCCTGCATTGAATCCCTTCATCTACAGTATGAGGAACAAGGAGCTCAAGGATGCcctcaggaaaatattttaa
- the LOC127396206 gene encoding olfactory receptor 14J1-like produces the protein MSNSSSISQFLLLAFADRRELQLLHFWLFLGIYLAALLGNGLIITTIAWDHHLHTPMYFFLLNLSLLDLGCISTTLPKAMANSLWDTRAISYSACAAQLLFFVFFLGAEWYLLTIMCYDRYVAICRPLHYGTLLGSRACVHMAAAAWASGFLNALLHTASTFSLPLCQGNALGQFFCEIPQILKLSCSHSYLRELGLIVVSACLAFGCFVFMVVSYVQIFRAVLRIPSQQGRHKAFSTCLPHLAVVSVFISTAMFAYLKPPSISSPSLDLVVAVLYSVVPPALNPLIYSMRNQELQDAVQKLVTGGFSEVLTWLSSCANHC, from the coding sequence atgtccaacagcagctccatcagccagttcctcctcctggcattcgcagacaggcgggagctgcagctcctgcacttctggctcttcctgggcatctacctggctgccctcctgggcaacggcctcatcatcaccaccatcgcctgggaccaccacctccacacccccatgtacttcttcctgctcaacctctccctcctcgacctgggctgcatctccaccaccctccccaaagccatggccaattccctctgggacaccagggccatctcctactcagcatgtgctgcacagctcttgttctttgtcttcttccttgGAGCAGAGTGGTAtcttctcaccatcatgtgctatgaccgctacgtggccatctgcagacccctgcactacgggaccctcctgggcagcagagcttgtgtccacatggcagcagctgcctgggcctctgggtttctcaatgctctgctgcacacagccagtacattttcactgcccctctgccagggcaatgccctgggacagttcttctgtgaaatcccccagatcctcaagctctcctgctcacactcctacctcagggaacttgGGCTTATTGTGGTTAGTGCCTGTTTAGcttttggctgttttgtcttcatggtggtgtcctatgtgcagatcttcagggctgtgctgaggatcccctctcagcagggaaggcacaaagccttttccacctgcctccctcacctggccgtggtctcTGTGTTCATCAGCACTGCCAtgtttgcctacctgaagcccccctccatctcctccccatccctggacctggtggtggcagttctgtactcagtggtgcctccagcactgaaccccctcatctacagcatgaggaaccaggagctccAGGATGCTGTGCAGAAACTGGTGACTGgaggattttcagaagtgctcaccTGGTTGTCTTCTTGTGCAAATCACTGCTGA